A portion of the Streptomyces sp. NBC_00376 genome contains these proteins:
- a CDS encoding MaoC/PaaZ C-terminal domain-containing protein — translation MPNLNVSLVRAAVTSPFKRAGRPGVTLPADRAVLPAAPIAAAPLASYRRICGFAEPDTLPLTYPHVLGFPLAMRLMTARRFPLPVVGLVHTWIEITRHRPLHPTDLLELTVYAEKLTPHRRGTEVTMVTEARLAGELVWESRSGYLSRHARDAATSTDPIPATRDATATATDPASAIATDPASATRGATSVTRDTAPVAELPALAQWQLPGDLGRRYGAASGDRNPIHLYPITARLFGFPRAIAHGMWTVARCLAEAPRPDDVQGVRADFRAPVLLPATVTYAADATGFQLRGTGRVHLTGRILGGDGPRQGPAAARGGRS, via the coding sequence ATGCCGAATCTGAACGTGTCACTCGTACGGGCAGCTGTCACGTCCCCGTTCAAGAGGGCCGGCCGCCCGGGGGTCACCCTGCCCGCCGACCGGGCCGTGCTCCCGGCCGCACCGATCGCCGCCGCCCCGCTCGCCTCGTACCGCCGGATCTGCGGCTTCGCCGAACCGGACACCCTGCCGCTCACCTACCCGCACGTACTGGGCTTCCCGCTCGCCATGCGGCTGATGACCGCCCGGAGGTTCCCGCTGCCGGTCGTCGGTCTCGTCCACACCTGGATCGAGATCACCCGGCACCGCCCCCTGCACCCCACCGACCTGCTCGAACTCACGGTGTACGCCGAGAAGTTGACGCCACACCGGCGCGGCACCGAGGTCACGATGGTCACCGAGGCGCGGCTGGCGGGCGAGCTGGTCTGGGAGTCCCGCAGCGGCTACCTCTCCCGGCACGCGAGGGACGCGGCCACTTCGACGGACCCGATCCCCGCCACGCGGGACGCAACCGCCACCGCGACGGACCCGGCCTCCGCCATCGCGACAGACCCGGCCTCCGCCACGCGGGGCGCGACCTCGGTCACGAGAGACACGGCCCCGGTCGCGGAGCTCCCCGCCCTCGCCCAGTGGCAGCTGCCCGGCGATCTGGGCCGGCGATACGGCGCCGCGTCGGGCGACCGGAACCCCATCCACCTGTATCCGATCACCGCCCGGCTCTTCGGCTTCCCCCGGGCCATCGCCCACGGCATGTGGACCGTCGCCCGCTGCCTGGCCGAGGCGCCGCGCCCCGATGACGTCCAGGGCGTACGGGCCGACTTCAGGGCCCCCGTCCTGCTGCCCGCCACCGTCACCTACGCGGCGGACGCCACCGGCTTCCAGCTGCGCGGCACCGGCCGCGTCCACCTCACCGGCCGGATCCTCGGCGGGGACGGTCCGCGGCAGGGCCCGGCGGCTGCCAGGGGCGGCCGTTCATAA
- a CDS encoding GNAT family N-acetyltransferase, which yields MALTFELDPEVDGTLRDGIAGLWTDVSNAGGAVGFVPPVTDDDIRPELAKHLAAMAEGRTRLLIGRDEGGAVAATAFLALNTHRLMTHWLWLYTVMVHPRHQGRGYGRDLMDAAARAARGIDGIEAVRLTCRGGTGVDRFYASCGYKEVGRVPDAIRVADGDDRDDIVMLLPLGL from the coding sequence ATGGCACTTACATTTGAGCTGGATCCCGAGGTCGACGGCACGCTGCGGGACGGGATCGCCGGTCTGTGGACCGATGTCTCCAACGCGGGCGGCGCGGTCGGCTTCGTGCCGCCCGTCACGGACGACGACATCCGGCCCGAGCTGGCCAAGCATCTGGCCGCCATGGCCGAGGGGCGCACCCGCCTGCTGATCGGCCGCGACGAGGGCGGCGCCGTCGCCGCCACGGCCTTCCTCGCCCTCAACACCCACCGGCTGATGACCCACTGGCTCTGGCTCTACACGGTGATGGTCCACCCGCGCCACCAGGGCAGGGGCTACGGGCGCGACCTGATGGACGCGGCCGCGCGGGCGGCCCGCGGGATCGACGGGATCGAGGCCGTCCGGCTCACCTGCCGCGGTGGCACCGGCGTCGACCGGTTCTACGCCTCGTGCGGGTACAAGGAGGTCGGGCGGGTGCCGGACGCGATCCGGGTGGCCGACGGGGACGACCGCGACGACATCGTCATGCTGCTGCCGCTCGGCCTCTGA
- a CDS encoding dicarboxylate/amino acid:cation symporter: MSANPASTAAGSQSGSGFRIPKVPFWAQIVAGLVLGVVLGWITRTYDIGWLYTTLDKVGHIFVQLLKLAVAPLVFFAILVSITNLRKVNNAARLATRTLLWFMITSLIAVAIGLAIGLITNPGSGTGLTPKDGKLPEHAGSWLDFLTGIIPDNVITPFTELNVLQIVFMAAVAGIAALQLGEKAQPILTLSESVLELLQKALWWVIRLAPIGTVGLIGYAIADYGWDLIGKYATFTADVYIGCALVLFGVYPLLLATVAKLSPVQFFKGAWPAIQLAFVSRSSVGTMPVTQKVTERLGVPKEYASFSVPFGATTKMDGCAAIYPALAAIFIAQIFDVQLGVGDYVLIAFVSVIGSAATAGLTGATVMLTLTLSTLGLPLEGVGLLMAIDPILDMMRTATNVAGQALVPVIVSAREKILDHDAYNSATSSPVDDEVRESDPQKVAVAA; this comes from the coding sequence GTGTCCGCGAACCCCGCGTCCACCGCCGCCGGCAGCCAGTCCGGCTCCGGTTTCCGCATACCCAAGGTCCCGTTCTGGGCCCAGATAGTCGCCGGTCTCGTCCTCGGTGTCGTACTCGGCTGGATCACGCGTACGTACGACATCGGCTGGCTCTACACCACGCTCGACAAGGTCGGCCACATCTTCGTCCAGCTGCTGAAGCTGGCCGTCGCGCCCCTCGTCTTCTTCGCGATCCTGGTGTCGATCACCAACCTGCGCAAGGTCAACAACGCCGCCCGGCTGGCCACCCGCACCCTGCTCTGGTTCATGATCACCTCGCTGATCGCGGTCGCCATCGGCCTCGCGATCGGTCTGATCACCAACCCGGGCTCCGGGACGGGCCTCACGCCGAAGGACGGCAAGCTGCCGGAGCACGCGGGCTCCTGGCTCGACTTCCTCACCGGCATCATTCCGGACAACGTGATCACCCCGTTCACCGAGCTGAACGTGCTCCAGATCGTCTTCATGGCCGCCGTCGCCGGTATCGCGGCGCTCCAGCTCGGCGAGAAGGCCCAGCCGATCCTCACCCTCAGCGAGTCCGTCCTGGAGCTCCTCCAGAAGGCCCTGTGGTGGGTCATCCGCCTCGCCCCCATCGGCACCGTCGGCCTCATCGGCTACGCGATCGCCGACTACGGCTGGGACCTGATCGGCAAGTACGCCACGTTCACCGCCGACGTCTACATCGGCTGCGCCCTGGTGCTGTTCGGCGTGTACCCGCTGCTGCTCGCCACGGTCGCCAAGCTCAGCCCGGTGCAGTTCTTCAAGGGCGCCTGGCCGGCCATCCAGCTGGCCTTCGTCTCCCGCTCCTCGGTCGGCACCATGCCGGTCACCCAGAAGGTCACCGAGCGCCTCGGCGTCCCGAAGGAGTACGCCTCCTTCTCCGTCCCGTTCGGCGCCACCACCAAGATGGACGGCTGCGCCGCGATCTACCCGGCGCTGGCGGCGATCTTCATCGCGCAGATCTTCGACGTCCAGCTGGGTGTCGGTGACTACGTCCTGATCGCGTTCGTCTCGGTGATCGGTTCGGCGGCCACCGCCGGTCTCACCGGTGCGACGGTCATGCTGACCCTCACGCTGTCGACCCTGGGCCTCCCGCTGGAGGGCGTCGGCCTGCTCATGGCCATCGACCCGATCCTGGACATGATGCGCACGGCCACCAACGTGGCGGGCCAGGCGCTGGTCCCGGTGATCGTCTCGGCCCGCGAGAAGATCCTCGACCACGACGCGTACAACTCGGCCACGTCCTCCCCGGTCGACGACGAGGTGCGCGAGAGCGACCCGCAGAAGGTGGCGGTTGCCGCGTAA
- a CDS encoding DUF4229 domain-containing protein, protein MRLSIFVGCFAVAAVAVHFGLLPSGTNGSNFVWVILLALVLSAPLSYVLLRKQRDEMSEQIVSKVDRAKARLEANRTREDHVTP, encoded by the coding sequence ATGCGCCTCAGCATCTTCGTCGGCTGCTTCGCCGTCGCCGCCGTGGCCGTCCACTTCGGTCTGCTGCCCTCCGGGACGAACGGTTCCAATTTCGTCTGGGTGATCCTGCTCGCCCTGGTCCTGTCCGCGCCGCTCAGCTACGTACTGCTGCGCAAGCAGCGCGACGAGATGTCCGAGCAGATCGTGTCCAAGGTCGACCGCGCCAAGGCGCGCCTCGAGGCGAACCGCACCCGCGAGGACCACGTCACCCCCTGA
- a CDS encoding 3-oxoacyl-ACP reductase, producing MADRYLHFTGTAPGRFLTRRLGLPQPAPLRRWSPGTPTLDGPLLHLTAGDSAATDELGALLAATGLEVTGSSERPAGIVLDATAVDTPGKLAGVHAALHPVIRSLAPGGRVVVLGVRPSADDHHQAAAQQALEGLVRSLGKEIGRGATVQLLRIAPEAVGAAESTLRFLLSPRSAYVNGQVIELTSAAPGPVADWAAPLAGRTALVTGAARGIGASVASVLARDGARVVCLDIPQVREELARTAEELGATALPLDITADDAAERIAAAAPDGLDVLVHNAGITRDRRLANMPAERWASVVDVNLDSVLRTTDALLKAGTLNRGGRIVATASIAGIAGNNGQTNYAASKAGIIGLVRSLAPRAAADHDVTVNAVAPGFIETKMTAAVPLFIREAGRRMNSLAQGGLPVDVAETTAWFAQPASTAVNGQVVRVCGQSLLGA from the coding sequence ATGGCCGACCGCTATCTGCACTTCACCGGCACAGCACCCGGCCGCTTTCTGACCCGGAGGCTCGGGCTCCCGCAGCCCGCCCCGCTGCGCCGCTGGTCGCCCGGGACCCCGACGCTGGACGGCCCGCTGCTGCACCTCACCGCCGGTGACTCCGCGGCCACCGACGAGCTCGGCGCGCTCCTCGCGGCCACCGGCCTCGAAGTCACCGGGAGCTCCGAACGCCCCGCCGGGATCGTGCTGGACGCCACGGCCGTCGACACCCCCGGCAAACTGGCCGGTGTCCACGCGGCGCTGCACCCGGTGATCCGCTCTCTCGCCCCGGGCGGGCGCGTCGTGGTGCTGGGGGTACGGCCGTCGGCCGACGACCACCACCAGGCCGCCGCCCAGCAGGCGCTGGAAGGGCTCGTACGCTCGCTGGGCAAGGAGATCGGCAGGGGCGCCACCGTACAGCTGCTCCGTATCGCGCCGGAAGCCGTCGGCGCGGCCGAATCCACCCTGCGGTTCCTGCTCTCGCCCCGCTCCGCGTACGTCAACGGCCAGGTGATCGAGCTGACCTCGGCCGCCCCCGGCCCCGTCGCCGACTGGGCGGCCCCGCTCGCCGGGCGCACCGCGCTGGTCACCGGTGCGGCGCGCGGCATCGGCGCCTCGGTCGCCTCGGTGCTGGCCCGGGACGGTGCCCGGGTCGTCTGCCTGGACATCCCGCAGGTGCGCGAGGAGCTGGCCCGTACCGCCGAGGAGCTCGGCGCCACCGCGCTGCCGCTGGACATCACCGCGGACGACGCCGCGGAACGGATCGCCGCAGCGGCCCCCGACGGCCTGGACGTCCTCGTCCACAACGCGGGCATCACCCGCGACCGCCGCCTCGCCAACATGCCGGCCGAACGCTGGGCCTCGGTCGTCGACGTGAACCTGGACAGCGTGCTGCGCACCACCGACGCCCTGCTGAAGGCGGGCACCCTCAACCGCGGCGGCCGGATCGTCGCCACCGCTTCCATCGCCGGCATCGCGGGCAACAACGGCCAGACGAACTATGCGGCGAGCAAGGCGGGCATCATCGGGCTGGTCCGCTCACTGGCCCCGCGCGCCGCCGCCGACCACGACGTCACGGTCAACGCGGTGGCCCCCGGCTTCATCGAGACGAAGATGACCGCGGCCGTCCCCCTCTTCATTCGCGAGGCGGGCCGCCGGATGAACTCCCTCGCGCAGGGCGGCCTCCCGGTCGATGTCGCCGAGACCACCGCCTGGTTCGCCCAGCCCGCCTCGACCGCCGTCAACGGCCAGGTCGTACGGGTCTGCGGCCAGAGCCTGCTGGGGGCGTGA
- a CDS encoding AMP-dependent synthetase/ligase, protein MSTSPTAPAVVPILVEPTKVRAADGSVRQVSVPPAAPPVRRGSLAEIPFDNAREAPADAVLSRKQPDGGWRDVTAAAFAEEVLAVAKGLIAEGLGAGDRIAIMARTTYEWTLLDFAAWAAGLVTVPIYPTSSAFQARWILQDSGAVACAVETADQGRLISQERKQLGDLDHLWQFDTGVLGRLKTLGRDVPDDAVAARRATLEPETPATLIYTSGTTGRPKGCVLSHGNFFAEVDNAIELLHPVFKSVSKDPASTLLFLPLSHVFGRMVAIGCLRARVRLGHAPSIRTEDLLADLAGFKPSFLLAIPYVLEKVYNTGRATAEKMGRASSFDRAARIAQRYGEAVEAAEHGTGPGPGLGLRAARALYDPLVYRRIRAALGGHVRYAICGGSPLGHRLAAFYAGAGIEIFEGYGLTETTAAATVTPPLKPRLGTVGWPLPGTAVRIADDGEVLLSGGQVSQGYWDAERGRPVPVQEGGWFATGDLGALDEDGYLTITGRKKDIIITSGGKNVTPAPLEDWLRAHPLVSQCMVVGDNRSFITALITLEPDGLSHWRQMTKKQHLPMRELVDDEELRKALQRAVDEANRLVSRAESIRKFTVLPVDFTEEGGHLTPSLKLKRDAVARDFEAEIEALYRK, encoded by the coding sequence GTGTCCACGTCACCCACCGCCCCCGCCGTCGTCCCCATCCTCGTCGAGCCGACCAAGGTCAGGGCCGCGGACGGCTCGGTGCGGCAGGTCTCCGTACCGCCGGCCGCGCCGCCCGTCCGTCGCGGCTCGCTCGCCGAGATCCCGTTCGACAACGCCCGCGAGGCCCCCGCCGACGCCGTGCTCAGCCGCAAGCAGCCGGACGGCGGCTGGCGGGACGTGACGGCGGCGGCCTTCGCCGAAGAGGTGCTCGCCGTCGCCAAGGGCCTGATCGCGGAGGGCCTCGGGGCCGGCGACCGGATCGCGATCATGGCCCGGACCACCTACGAGTGGACCCTGCTCGACTTCGCGGCCTGGGCCGCCGGGCTCGTCACCGTCCCCATCTACCCGACCTCCTCCGCCTTCCAGGCCCGCTGGATACTCCAGGACTCCGGCGCCGTCGCATGCGCCGTCGAGACCGCGGACCAGGGCCGACTGATCAGCCAGGAGCGCAAGCAGCTCGGCGACCTGGACCACCTGTGGCAGTTCGACACGGGCGTGCTCGGCCGGCTGAAGACCCTCGGCCGGGACGTCCCCGACGACGCCGTCGCCGCCCGCCGCGCCACCCTGGAACCGGAGACCCCCGCCACCCTCATCTACACCTCCGGCACCACCGGCCGCCCCAAGGGCTGCGTGCTCAGCCACGGCAACTTCTTCGCCGAGGTCGACAACGCGATCGAGCTGCTCCACCCGGTCTTCAAGTCGGTCAGCAAGGACCCCGCCTCCACCCTGCTGTTCCTCCCGCTCTCCCATGTCTTCGGGCGGATGGTCGCGATCGGCTGCCTGCGCGCCCGGGTCCGCCTCGGCCATGCCCCGTCCATCCGGACCGAGGACCTGCTCGCCGACCTGGCGGGGTTCAAGCCGTCGTTCCTGCTGGCCATCCCGTACGTGCTGGAGAAGGTCTACAACACCGGCCGGGCCACCGCCGAGAAGATGGGCCGCGCCTCGTCGTTCGACCGCGCCGCCCGGATCGCCCAGCGGTACGGGGAGGCCGTCGAGGCCGCCGAACACGGCACCGGCCCCGGCCCCGGGCTGGGACTGCGGGCAGCCCGAGCCCTGTACGACCCGCTGGTCTACCGCCGGATCCGGGCCGCGCTCGGCGGCCATGTCCGGTACGCGATCTGCGGCGGCTCCCCGCTGGGCCACCGGCTCGCGGCGTTCTACGCGGGCGCGGGCATCGAGATCTTCGAGGGCTACGGCCTGACCGAGACCACCGCCGCCGCCACCGTCACCCCGCCGCTCAAGCCGCGACTGGGCACCGTCGGCTGGCCGCTGCCCGGCACCGCCGTACGGATCGCGGACGACGGAGAGGTGCTGCTCAGCGGCGGTCAGGTGAGCCAGGGCTACTGGGACGCCGAACGGGGCCGGCCGGTACCCGTGCAGGAGGGCGGCTGGTTCGCCACCGGGGACCTGGGCGCGCTCGACGAGGACGGCTACCTCACGATCACCGGCCGCAAGAAGGACATCATCATCACCTCCGGCGGCAAGAACGTCACCCCCGCACCCCTGGAGGACTGGCTGCGCGCCCACCCCCTGGTCAGCCAGTGCATGGTGGTCGGCGACAACCGCTCCTTCATCACCGCCCTGATCACCCTGGAGCCGGACGGGCTCTCCCACTGGCGGCAGATGACGAAGAAGCAGCACCTGCCGATGCGGGAACTCGTCGACGACGAGGAACTGCGCAAGGCGCTGCAACGCGCCGTCGACGAGGCCAACCGGCTGGTCTCCCGTGCGGAGTCGATCCGTAAATTCACCGTCCTGCCCGTGGACTTCACCGAGGAGGGCGGCCATCTGACGCCCTCGCTGAAACTGAAGCGGGACGCCGTCGCGCGGGACTTCGAGGCCGAGATCGAGGCGCTGTACCGGAAGTGA
- a CDS encoding acetyl-CoA C-acetyltransferase yields the protein MIPLELPQPRRVAVIGGSRVPFARSDGPYAHSSNQQLLTAALGGLVERFGLQGERVGEFVAGAVLKHSRDFNLARETVLGSALDPRTPAYDVQQACGTGLQAVVAAANKIMLGAVDSAIAGGTDTTSDAPLGVNDELRRLLLAARRAKTAGGRIKALAGVRPRHLVPDIPRNAEPRTGLSMGEHAAVTARRWGITREDQDLLAATSHQRLAAAYERGFLDDLVVPFQGLTRDQNLRPGSTAGKLATLKPVFGTDHPDATMTAGNSTPLTDGAATVLLASEEWARAHDLEPLAYLSLYETAAVDHVNGDDGLLMAPAYAVPRLLERAGLTIEDFDLFEIHEAFASQMLATLAAWEKQGLAPVDRDRLNVAGSSLATGHPFAATGARIVTTLAKLLAERDGSSRGLISICAAGGQGVTAILERP from the coding sequence ATGATCCCCCTCGAACTCCCGCAGCCCCGCAGGGTCGCGGTCATCGGAGGCAGCCGCGTTCCGTTCGCGCGCTCCGACGGCCCGTACGCGCATTCCTCCAACCAGCAGCTGCTCACGGCCGCGCTGGGCGGCCTGGTCGAGCGGTTCGGGCTCCAGGGGGAGCGGGTCGGCGAGTTCGTCGCGGGCGCCGTGCTCAAGCACAGCCGCGACTTCAACCTGGCCCGGGAGACCGTGCTCGGCTCGGCACTCGACCCGCGCACCCCCGCGTACGACGTCCAGCAGGCGTGCGGCACCGGCCTCCAGGCGGTCGTCGCCGCCGCGAACAAGATCATGCTCGGGGCGGTCGACTCGGCGATCGCGGGCGGCACCGACACCACGAGCGACGCGCCCCTCGGCGTCAACGACGAGCTGCGCAGGCTGCTCCTCGCCGCCCGGCGGGCGAAGACGGCGGGCGGCAGGATCAAGGCGCTCGCGGGCGTACGCCCCCGCCACCTCGTCCCGGACATCCCGCGCAACGCGGAACCCCGCACCGGCCTCTCGATGGGCGAGCACGCGGCGGTCACCGCCCGCCGGTGGGGCATCACCCGCGAGGACCAGGACCTCCTCGCGGCCACCAGCCACCAGCGGCTCGCGGCGGCGTACGAGCGCGGCTTCCTGGATGACCTCGTCGTCCCGTTCCAGGGCCTGACCCGTGACCAGAACCTGCGCCCCGGCTCCACGGCCGGGAAACTCGCCACGCTGAAGCCGGTGTTCGGCACCGACCACCCCGACGCGACGATGACCGCGGGCAACTCCACCCCGCTCACCGACGGCGCCGCGACCGTACTGCTGGCGAGCGAGGAATGGGCCCGCGCGCACGACCTGGAGCCGCTCGCCTATCTCTCCCTGTACGAGACCGCCGCCGTCGACCACGTGAACGGCGACGACGGGCTCCTGATGGCGCCCGCGTACGCCGTACCGCGCCTGCTGGAGCGTGCCGGGCTCACCATCGAGGACTTCGACCTGTTCGAGATCCACGAGGCTTTCGCCTCCCAGATGCTGGCCACCCTCGCGGCCTGGGAGAAGCAGGGACTGGCCCCCGTCGACCGGGACCGGCTCAACGTCGCGGGATCGTCGCTCGCCACCGGCCACCCGTTCGCCGCGACCGGCGCCCGGATCGTCACCACCCTCGCCAAGCTCCTGGCGGAGCGCGACGGATCGTCCCGGGGCCTGATCTCGATCTGCGCGGCGGGCGGCCAGGGCGTCACGGCCATCCTCGAACGCCCCTGA
- a CDS encoding TetR/AcrR family transcriptional regulator, with the protein MPRAVREQQMMDAAVQTFGQRGYRAASMDEIAELAGVSKPLVYLYLNSKEELFTACIRREAKALVEAVRAGAEPGLPADRQLWSGLRAFFTHTAEHPDGWAVLHRQARTHGEPFAGEVTAMRDEIVAFVTELIGAAAREAHHDPALPDRDVSGLAQALVGAAESLAGWANETPGVSAKEAAATLMNFSWAGLENLMNGRPWQPPGPAADRPRRGSGR; encoded by the coding sequence ATGCCGCGGGCCGTGCGTGAGCAGCAGATGATGGACGCCGCCGTGCAGACCTTCGGGCAGCGTGGCTACCGGGCCGCCTCGATGGACGAGATCGCCGAGCTGGCGGGGGTGTCCAAGCCGCTCGTCTATCTGTACCTCAACTCCAAGGAAGAGCTCTTCACCGCCTGCATCAGGCGCGAGGCGAAAGCCCTGGTCGAAGCGGTGCGGGCGGGGGCGGAGCCGGGGCTGCCGGCCGATCGGCAACTGTGGTCCGGGCTGCGGGCGTTCTTCACGCACACGGCGGAGCACCCGGACGGCTGGGCGGTGCTGCACCGTCAGGCGCGTACGCACGGGGAGCCGTTCGCGGGCGAGGTGACGGCGATGCGGGACGAGATCGTTGCTTTCGTGACGGAACTGATCGGGGCCGCGGCGCGCGAGGCGCACCACGACCCGGCGTTGCCCGACCGCGATGTGTCGGGGCTCGCGCAGGCGCTCGTGGGGGCCGCGGAGTCGCTCGCCGGGTGGGCGAACGAGACCCCGGGCGTCTCGGCGAAGGAGGCCGCGGCCACCCTGATGAACTTCTCCTGGGCGGGGCTGGAGAACCTTATGAACGGCCGCCCCTGGCAGCCGCCGGGCCCTGCCGCGGACCGTCCCCGCCGAGGATCCGGCCGGTGA
- a CDS encoding isocitrate lyase/PEP mutase family protein has translation MSYGTELRAEVRSPGTTPLIGIYDMYSASVVARHYDGFFVSGFGFAASHYGLPDIGFIAWPDMVAFVERLRLAFPSHHLLVDIDDGYVDPEVACHVVQRLERIGASGVILEDQKRPRRCGHADGKQVLPLEEYLEKLNLVLESRRDLVVVARTDATEESDILRRAEALAETDADVVLVDGVRSVEWIKRIRKVVGDKPLLFNQIAGGKSPRLSLSELTDLECQVAIYSTPCLFAAHAAIDSALTDLKRSDGRLPEFVASEGIGVQRSTELLEKNISRHHPAPEPATV, from the coding sequence GTGAGTTACGGAACTGAGCTGAGGGCCGAAGTCCGGTCCCCGGGAACGACTCCGCTCATCGGTATCTACGACATGTACTCGGCCTCCGTCGTGGCCCGCCACTACGACGGATTCTTCGTGTCCGGCTTCGGCTTCGCCGCCTCCCACTACGGGCTGCCCGACATCGGCTTCATCGCCTGGCCGGACATGGTCGCCTTCGTGGAGCGGCTGCGGCTGGCCTTCCCCTCCCACCACCTGCTGGTGGACATCGACGACGGCTACGTCGACCCCGAGGTGGCCTGCCACGTGGTGCAGCGACTGGAGCGGATCGGCGCCTCCGGCGTCATCCTGGAGGACCAGAAGCGCCCGCGCAGGTGCGGTCACGCGGACGGCAAGCAGGTGCTGCCGCTGGAGGAGTACCTGGAGAAGCTCAACCTCGTACTGGAGAGCAGGCGTGACCTGGTGGTCGTGGCCCGCACGGACGCCACGGAGGAGTCCGACATCCTGCGCCGCGCGGAGGCGCTGGCCGAGACGGACGCCGATGTCGTCCTGGTCGACGGGGTGCGCAGCGTCGAGTGGATCAAGCGCATCCGGAAGGTGGTCGGCGACAAGCCGCTGCTCTTCAACCAGATCGCGGGCGGCAAGTCGCCCAGGCTCTCGCTCTCCGAACTGACCGACCTGGAGTGCCAGGTGGCCATTTACAGCACGCCCTGCCTCTTCGCCGCGCACGCGGCCATCGACAGCGCGCTGACGGATCTCAAGCGGTCCGACGGGCGGCTTCCCGAGTTCGTGGCCTCCGAGGGGATCGGGGTGCAGCGCTCGACGGAGCTGCTGGAGAAGAACATCAGCAGGCACCACCCCGCCCCTGAGCCCGCGACCGTCTGA
- a CDS encoding LLM class F420-dependent oxidoreductase → MPISTTGPLSYGMQLPIQSQSTIYAEGWEAAAGPDDLAEIARTADRTGFAYLASCDHVAIPRRLAGVMSTVWYDPVATLAYLAGITARVLLMSHVAVVGLRHPLVTAKQYATLDHLCGGRLILGVGAGHVAEEFEALGADFDGRGRVLDETIDALKAALGPEEYPEFAGERISFGGLGQLPRPAQERVPVWVGGSSPAAVRRAAVRGDGWLPQGDPREKLPAQIARLKELREAAGVEAPIVIGAITEPLYVGEPDWSVGRRTLTGKPEALAQSLRAYAAMGVHQIQVRFRSRSRSELTDQMAAFAAEVAPHLDR, encoded by the coding sequence ATGCCGATATCGACCACCGGGCCGCTGTCGTACGGGATGCAGCTGCCGATCCAGTCGCAGAGCACCATCTACGCCGAGGGGTGGGAGGCGGCGGCCGGTCCGGACGACCTCGCCGAGATCGCCCGGACCGCCGACCGCACCGGCTTCGCCTATCTGGCGAGCTGCGACCATGTCGCGATCCCGCGGCGGCTCGCCGGGGTCATGAGCACCGTCTGGTACGACCCGGTCGCCACCCTCGCCTATCTCGCCGGGATCACCGCGCGGGTCCTGCTGATGAGCCATGTCGCCGTCGTCGGGCTGCGCCACCCGCTGGTCACCGCCAAGCAGTACGCCACCCTCGACCACCTCTGCGGCGGCCGGCTGATCCTCGGCGTCGGCGCCGGGCACGTGGCGGAGGAGTTCGAGGCGCTCGGGGCGGACTTCGACGGGCGGGGCAGGGTGCTCGACGAGACCATCGACGCGCTGAAGGCGGCGCTCGGCCCGGAGGAGTACCCGGAGTTCGCGGGGGAGCGGATCTCCTTCGGCGGCCTCGGGCAGCTGCCGCGTCCGGCCCAGGAGCGGGTGCCGGTCTGGGTGGGCGGCTCCTCGCCGGCGGCGGTGCGCCGGGCGGCCGTGCGGGGCGACGGCTGGCTGCCGCAGGGCGATCCCCGGGAGAAGCTGCCCGCGCAGATCGCCCGGCTGAAGGAGCTGCGGGAGGCGGCCGGGGTCGAGGCGCCGATCGTCATCGGTGCGATCACCGAGCCGCTGTACGTCGGTGAGCCGGACTGGTCCGTCGGGCGGCGCACCCTCACCGGGAAGCCGGAGGCCCTCGCTCAGTCGCTGCGCGCGTACGCGGCCATGGGCGTCCACCAGATCCAGGTGCGGTTCCGCAGCCGGAGCCGCAGCGAACTGACCGACCAGATGGCGGCGTTCGCCGCCGAGGTCGCACCCCATCTCGACAGGTAG